A part of Terriglobia bacterium genomic DNA contains:
- a CDS encoding cytochrome c: MTQPRREFVLWMAIATAALLVFAVILRVQYSNTQNRWAITVAPKPAQGSAVFRDKGCANCHDGRAGGGQLGPPLRQRAATLPQLVTAMWNHAPRMYEAMQQAKLPYPTLSYDETGQLVAYLYLTGYSDEPGDAARGQQLFVTKNCARCHSSEGKAGAAPTVQELARADSPITWTQVLWNHAAAMESSMRALGIAWPHFQVNELRDLFAYLRQQSGNAAAEPSVPAADPDRGWQVFQTKYCINCHALRNPPTPAVVPVGGPPPRPVGPVLGADGKLPPTFSQFGETMLNHFPDMHRAMRSVGQAPPTFESQEMADLAVFLYSLHYQEPSGSPQVGASIFAWRGCADCHGTRAQGAARGPALRGRGQAYTAVRLANNLWRHGAKMYEQSRKVGQSWPVLQESDVGDLLSFLNTPIETRK; this comes from the coding sequence ATGACGCAGCCGCGGCGGGAATTCGTGCTCTGGATGGCAATCGCGACCGCGGCGCTGCTGGTCTTCGCGGTGATCCTCCGCGTTCAGTACAGCAACACCCAGAACCGCTGGGCGATTACGGTCGCGCCCAAGCCCGCCCAGGGCAGCGCCGTCTTCCGCGACAAAGGATGCGCCAACTGCCACGACGGCCGGGCCGGTGGAGGTCAGTTGGGGCCGCCGCTGCGGCAACGCGCCGCCACGCTGCCCCAGTTGGTCACGGCCATGTGGAACCATGCCCCCCGTATGTACGAGGCCATGCAACAGGCCAAGCTTCCCTATCCCACGCTGTCCTATGACGAGACGGGACAACTGGTCGCCTACCTCTACCTGACCGGTTATTCCGACGAGCCGGGAGACGCGGCGCGCGGGCAGCAGTTGTTCGTCACCAAGAATTGTGCCCGTTGCCACAGCTCGGAGGGCAAGGCCGGAGCCGCGCCCACGGTGCAGGAGCTGGCGCGGGCCGATTCGCCGATCACCTGGACGCAGGTCCTTTGGAACCACGCCGCGGCGATGGAAAGCAGCATGCGCGCCCTGGGCATTGCGTGGCCTCATTTTCAGGTGAACGAACTGCGCGACCTGTTTGCCTACCTGCGGCAACAAAGCGGGAACGCGGCCGCCGAACCGTCCGTCCCGGCGGCGGACCCCGACCGCGGATGGCAGGTCTTCCAGACGAAGTATTGCATCAACTGCCACGCGCTTCGCAACCCTCCCACGCCGGCAGTGGTGCCTGTCGGCGGTCCGCCTCCGCGGCCGGTCGGGCCGGTGCTAGGGGCCGACGGCAAGCTGCCGCCCACGTTTTCGCAATTCGGGGAGACGATGCTGAATCATTTTCCCGACATGCATCGCGCCATGCGCTCCGTGGGGCAGGCGCCGCCAACGTTTGAGTCGCAGGAGATGGCCGACCTGGCGGTGTTTCTTTATAGCCTGCATTACCAGGAGCCATCCGGATCGCCGCAGGTCGGGGCCAGCATCTTCGCGTGGCGGGGATGCGCCGACTGCCACGGCACGCGGGCGCAAGGCGCCGCACGCGGCCCGGCTTTGCGCGGACGCGGCCAAGCCTACACCGCGGTACGGCTGGCCAACAATCTCTGGCGGCACGGCGCAAAAATGTACGAGCAGAGCCGCAAGGTGGGGCAATCGTGGC
- a CDS encoding sigma-54 dependent transcriptional regulator, with the protein MSPDQSSAEILIIDDDAGLAGTLRDFLVEQGYTVVVALSGAEAMAATEENPGLAVALVDLVMPLTDGLTLMEQIHQRNPDLPVVIMTGYATVETAVEAIKRGAEDYLTKPFDRQAVKKKIGRLMEVHRLRQRVAQLEANLKEIHDPFENLVFVSPQMQRVVERARAAAASDAAVLIVGETGTGKEMLARAMHGASRRAGEPFVAINCGALPRDLVESELFGFRRGAFTGAYNDAPGVFVSAGRGTVFLDEIGEMPKDAQVKLLRVLQEKELRPVGSTRPVQVDVRIVAATNRPLAQLRSEFLRDDLYFRIATVVIEIPPLRARREDILVLAQHFAAQLSDRYGRHITLARAATELLLNHSFAGNVRELQNVLESVAALSQADPQTITDKDVKTLVATPAAAARFEEHPLALDEMERIAIERSLRMCQGNRTKAAALLGISRDTLYRKMRDLKVRDEAEQAK; encoded by the coding sequence ATGAGCCCGGACCAGAGCAGCGCGGAAATCCTGATTATTGACGACGATGCCGGCCTGGCGGGCACGCTGCGCGATTTCCTGGTGGAGCAGGGATACACCGTGGTGGTCGCGCTGTCAGGCGCGGAGGCGATGGCCGCCACCGAGGAGAATCCCGGGCTCGCGGTCGCGCTGGTTGACCTGGTCATGCCGCTCACCGATGGTTTGACGCTGATGGAGCAGATTCACCAGCGCAATCCCGATCTGCCGGTCGTGATCATGACCGGATACGCGACGGTGGAGACGGCGGTGGAGGCGATCAAGCGCGGCGCCGAGGACTATCTCACCAAGCCCTTCGACCGGCAGGCGGTGAAGAAGAAAATCGGGCGCCTCATGGAAGTGCACCGGCTGCGGCAGCGGGTGGCGCAACTGGAAGCCAACCTGAAGGAAATCCACGACCCGTTCGAGAACCTGGTGTTCGTCTCGCCGCAAATGCAACGCGTGGTGGAACGCGCGCGGGCGGCGGCGGCCAGCGATGCGGCGGTGCTGATCGTCGGCGAAACCGGAACCGGCAAGGAAATGCTGGCCCGCGCCATGCACGGTGCCAGCCGCAGGGCGGGAGAGCCCTTCGTGGCCATCAATTGCGGGGCGTTGCCGCGCGACCTGGTGGAAAGCGAGCTGTTCGGCTTCCGTCGCGGCGCCTTTACCGGCGCCTACAACGATGCGCCCGGCGTCTTCGTCTCGGCGGGCCGCGGCACCGTGTTTCTCGACGAGATCGGCGAAATGCCCAAGGACGCGCAGGTCAAACTCTTGCGCGTGCTGCAGGAGAAAGAGCTGCGGCCGGTGGGAAGCACGCGCCCGGTGCAGGTGGATGTGCGCATCGTCGCCGCCACCAACCGGCCGCTGGCGCAGTTGCGGTCGGAATTCCTGCGCGACGATTTGTATTTCCGAATCGCGACTGTGGTCATCGAAATCCCGCCCCTGCGCGCGCGCCGCGAGGACATCCTCGTCCTGGCGCAGCATTTTGCCGCGCAGTTGTCGGACCGTTACGGGCGTCACATCACGCTGGCGCGCGCCGCCACCGAGTTGCTGCTGAACCACAGCTTTGCCGGCAATGTCCGCGAGTTGCAAAACGTGCTGGAGAGCGTGGCCGCGCTCTCGCAAGCGGATCCGCAGACGATTACCGATAAGGACGTGAAGACGCTGGTGGCCACGCCGGCCGCGGCCGCGCGCTTCGAGGAACATCCGCTGGCGCTGGACGAGATGGAACGAATTGCCATCGAGCGCTCGTTGCGCATGTGCCAAGGCAACCGCACCAAGGCGGCGGCGCTGCTCGGCATTTCGCGCGACACGCTGTACCGCAAGATGCGCGATTTGAAAGTCCGCGATGAAGCGGAGCAGGCGAAATGA
- a CDS encoding PAS domain S-box protein: MRESEHGRRWFWATLVLSSISIIALVFAFWELVENHYFRDLNYVSLHYLYISRGIASSLLLASWAAWFVLRQRRIAEEELRRSRERYRGLLESSPGAVALYDGALRVWEWNAAAEQLYGFTKAEVIGNALPTVPLDKDQELHSFLHSVDAGDAVFDQETQRRNHRGDAIEVQLSLLPFREGGRQYVMEVTYDIRERVRLRQTLLELEKLTTMGKMAAGTAHHLNTPMASMLLRVQMMRARAEHKNGCASDLEQLENTIGFCQQFVRRLLDFSRKPAPQKQPEEVGPLVEAVLGFMAPSFSAKKVRASADLAEIVGAKVLADRNQIETLLLTLLSNALDAVSTGGEIRITCRQTDGKLAIEIADNGCGISDADFARVFEPFFTTKPPGKGTGLGLAIARNIVAEHGGTIGLHAAPAGGAVATVQLPLWLGSRMNAAAFAQEAGA, translated from the coding sequence GTGCGGGAAAGCGAACACGGACGGCGATGGTTTTGGGCGACCCTGGTGCTCTCCAGCATCAGCATCATCGCGCTGGTGTTCGCATTCTGGGAGCTGGTGGAGAACCACTATTTCCGCGATTTGAATTACGTCTCGCTGCACTACCTCTACATCAGCCGGGGGATCGCGTCGTCGCTGCTGCTGGCCTCGTGGGCGGCGTGGTTCGTGCTGCGGCAGCGGCGCATCGCGGAAGAGGAGTTGCGCCGCTCGCGTGAGCGCTACCGCGGCCTGCTGGAATCGTCGCCGGGCGCGGTGGCGCTGTATGACGGCGCGCTGCGGGTTTGGGAATGGAACGCGGCGGCGGAGCAGCTTTACGGGTTCACCAAGGCGGAGGTCATCGGGAACGCGCTGCCCACGGTGCCGCTGGACAAGGACCAAGAGCTGCACTCGTTCTTGCATTCGGTGGACGCCGGCGATGCGGTATTCGACCAGGAGACGCAGCGCCGCAATCACAGAGGCGATGCCATCGAGGTCCAGCTCAGCCTTTTGCCGTTCCGCGAGGGCGGCCGCCAGTACGTCATGGAAGTCACCTATGACATCCGTGAGCGGGTACGGTTGCGCCAGACCTTGCTCGAGCTGGAAAAGCTCACCACCATGGGCAAGATGGCGGCGGGCACGGCGCATCACCTCAACACGCCCATGGCATCCATGCTGCTGCGGGTGCAGATGATGCGCGCGCGGGCGGAGCACAAGAACGGGTGCGCCTCGGACCTGGAACAACTGGAGAACACCATCGGCTTCTGCCAGCAGTTTGTGAGACGGCTGCTCGATTTCTCGCGCAAGCCCGCTCCGCAGAAGCAGCCGGAAGAAGTGGGGCCGCTGGTCGAGGCGGTGCTCGGATTCATGGCGCCATCGTTCAGCGCCAAAAAGGTGCGGGCGAGCGCCGATCTGGCGGAGATCGTGGGCGCCAAGGTGCTGGCCGATCGCAACCAGATCGAAACTCTGCTGCTGACCCTGCTGAGCAACGCGCTGGACGCGGTTTCCACCGGCGGTGAAATCCGCATCACCTGCCGCCAGACAGACGGGAAACTCGCCATCGAAATTGCCGACAACGGCTGCGGCATTTCCGACGCTGACTTCGCGCGCGTCTTCGAGCCCTTCTTCACCACCAAGCCGCCGGGCAAGGGTACCGGGCTGGGACTGGCGATTGCGCGCAATATCGTGGCGGAACACGGCGGCACGATTGGCCTGCATGCCGCCCCCGCTGGAGGCGCTGTCGCCACGGTGCAGTTGCCGTTGTGGCTGGGCAGCCGGATGAATGCCGCGGCGTTCGCGCAGGAGGCGGGAGCATGA
- a CDS encoding Fic family protein — MLFQSPELLPSTLEVIEKINAMRQSLKYSISTPGRWFGVLRRATLARNIRHSNSIEGINVTKDDAMAAVENDEPMTAERPTWQATVGYRNAMTYVLQLANDPHFSYSEGLVRGLHFMMMQHELQKHPGRYRPGIVYVRDEKKQQNVYEGPDADLVPKLVSELVNSLNEKSDLPVIIRAALGHLNLVMIHPFSDGNGRMARCLQTLILGREQIIEPTFCSIEEYLGRYSQEYYDVLGEVGQGKFHPENDCRKWIHFNLVAHYRQGYWLLQRSRMTQRVWNEVEELVNQRGINDRATPTLVDAAFGYAIRRSHYITSADVSEQVASRDLRILVESGFLIPEGETRGRAYAASEMLRGIYLKNYERRTDVDPFTQGALPFPKNGVAV; from the coding sequence ATGCTGTTTCAAAGTCCAGAGTTACTGCCAAGCACGCTGGAAGTGATCGAAAAGATCAACGCTATGCGGCAATCCTTGAAGTATTCCATCAGCACTCCAGGGCGTTGGTTTGGCGTGCTTCGTCGTGCCACATTGGCCCGCAATATCCGTCACTCTAACAGCATTGAGGGAATCAACGTCACAAAAGATGACGCGATGGCCGCCGTGGAGAATGATGAACCGATGACCGCTGAACGGCCAACGTGGCAAGCGACAGTCGGCTATCGGAATGCCATGACATACGTGCTGCAACTCGCGAATGACCCGCACTTTTCTTACAGCGAAGGACTAGTTCGTGGGCTGCACTTCATGATGATGCAGCACGAACTGCAGAAACACCCAGGACGTTATCGCCCCGGCATCGTTTACGTCAGGGATGAAAAGAAACAACAGAACGTCTATGAGGGCCCAGACGCTGATCTTGTTCCAAAGCTGGTAAGCGAGTTGGTCAATTCATTGAATGAGAAATCCGATTTGCCGGTGATCATCAGAGCGGCCCTGGGGCACCTGAATTTGGTAATGATTCACCCATTCTCAGACGGAAACGGAAGAATGGCACGATGTCTGCAAACGTTGATACTGGGCCGTGAGCAGATCATCGAACCGACATTCTGCAGTATTGAGGAATACTTGGGCAGGTACTCTCAAGAGTACTACGATGTCCTAGGGGAAGTCGGTCAGGGGAAATTTCATCCAGAGAACGACTGCCGAAAGTGGATTCACTTTAACCTCGTTGCGCATTATCGGCAGGGGTACTGGTTGCTCCAGCGCAGCAGAATGACTCAACGTGTATGGAATGAGGTTGAAGAGCTTGTCAACCAACGCGGCATCAACGATAGAGCGACGCCTACCCTCGTGGACGCCGCGTTCGGTTATGCAATTCGCAGATCTCACTACATCACGTCCGCTGATGTTTCCGAACAAGTGGCAAGCCGCGATCTGAGAATCCTAGTCGAGAGTGGCTTTCTGATCCCAGAGGGCGAGACGAGGGGGAGAGCTTACGCAGCTTCTGAAATGCTCCGGGGAATCTACCTCAAGAATTACGAGCGTCGAACCGATGTTGATCCGTTCACACAAGGGGCATTGCCATTTCCCAAGAACGGAGTTGCTGTCTGA
- a CDS encoding HNH endonuclease — protein MAFSEATKQAAFTRAGGQCECRRLSCTAHNTVRCQTKLTTGRWHAHHKTAVSSGGDDSLSNCEALCIPCHEQTETYGA, from the coding sequence GTGGCTTTCAGTGAAGCAACAAAACAGGCGGCATTCACTCGCGCTGGTGGGCAGTGCGAATGTCGCCGCCTCTCATGTACCGCTCACAACACAGTGCGTTGCCAGACAAAGCTTACAACCGGACGCTGGCACGCGCACCACAAAACCGCAGTTTCCTCTGGTGGCGATGACTCACTGAGCAACTGTGAGGCGCTGTGCATCCCTTGCCACGAGCAAACCGAAACCTACGGAGCTTAA